In a genomic window of Brucella anthropi ATCC 49188:
- a CDS encoding ABC transporter substrate-binding protein, whose amino-acid sequence MRTKSYVAGLIASAASVAVMAGAAWAEELTIATVNNGDMIIMQKLSPEWEKATGNKINWVVLEENVLRQRVTTDIATKSGQFDILTIGGYETPIWGKAGWLLSVDDLGDDYGYDDLIKPVRAGLTVDGKLYAVPFYAESSFTLYRKDLFDAAGLKMPDAPTYAEIKDFATKLTDKSKEQYGLCLRGKPGWGENMAYLGTLINTFGGRWFDENWKPQINSDEWKKAINFYVDLMKEAGPPGITSNGFNENQALFSTGHCAMWIDATSAAGRIYDPKQSQVADKVAFTKAPVEVTPNGSSWAWSWNLAIPASSKKVEAAKSFLKWATSKEYVELVGKSEGWVAVPPGTRQSTYANEEYKKAAPFADTVLKAIESADPTKPTKDPVPYTGIQFVAIPEFQAIGTLVGQAVSSAVAGQQSVDAALDGAQRQVEQIMTQSGYIK is encoded by the coding sequence ATGCGGACCAAGTCTTATGTTGCAGGGCTTATTGCGTCTGCTGCAAGTGTTGCAGTTATGGCCGGGGCTGCGTGGGCGGAAGAGCTCACCATCGCGACGGTCAATAATGGTGACATGATCATCATGCAGAAACTGTCGCCGGAGTGGGAAAAAGCGACCGGCAATAAAATCAACTGGGTTGTGCTTGAAGAAAACGTGCTGCGTCAGCGCGTCACGACCGATATCGCTACCAAGAGCGGCCAGTTCGATATCCTGACCATTGGTGGTTACGAGACGCCGATCTGGGGCAAGGCTGGCTGGCTTCTGTCGGTGGATGATCTTGGTGATGATTACGGCTATGACGATCTCATCAAGCCGGTTCGCGCCGGTCTGACGGTCGATGGCAAGCTTTACGCCGTGCCGTTCTATGCCGAAAGCTCGTTTACGCTCTATCGCAAGGACTTGTTTGACGCGGCGGGCCTCAAGATGCCCGATGCGCCAACCTATGCGGAAATCAAGGATTTCGCGACCAAGCTGACCGACAAGTCGAAAGAACAATATGGTCTCTGCCTGCGTGGAAAGCCGGGCTGGGGCGAAAACATGGCTTACCTCGGCACGCTGATCAATACGTTCGGTGGCAGGTGGTTCGATGAAAACTGGAAGCCGCAGATCAATTCGGACGAATGGAAGAAGGCGATTAACTTCTACGTCGATCTGATGAAGGAAGCGGGCCCTCCCGGAATTACGTCAAACGGCTTCAACGAAAATCAGGCCCTGTTCTCGACCGGCCATTGCGCCATGTGGATCGACGCCACTTCGGCTGCCGGACGCATCTATGATCCGAAGCAGAGCCAGGTTGCCGACAAGGTTGCCTTTACCAAGGCACCGGTCGAGGTGACGCCAAACGGTTCTTCATGGGCGTGGTCCTGGAACCTCGCAATTCCGGCATCGAGCAAGAAGGTGGAAGCCGCGAAGTCGTTCCTGAAATGGGCGACCTCGAAGGAATATGTCGAGCTCGTCGGCAAGTCCGAAGGCTGGGTTGCTGTTCCTCCGGGCACACGCCAGTCCACCTATGCCAACGAGGAGTACAAGAAGGCGGCTCCTTTTGCGGATACGGTGCTGAAAGCCATCGAATCTGCCGATCCGACTAAACCGACCAAGGACCCCGTTCCTTATACCGGCATCCAGTTCGTGGCCATTCCTGAGTTCCAGGCAATCGGTACGCTTGTCGGGCAGGCGGTTTCGTCGGCTGTTGCGGGTCAACAGAGCGTCGATGCAGCACTCGACGGCGCGCAGCGTCAGGTCGAACAGATCATGACGCAGTCCGGTTACATCAAGTAG
- a CDS encoding LacI family DNA-binding transcriptional regulator, translating to MEDFSEFVGLSRPTVSKYFSDPSSVRPKTRELIEAAIKQSGFRPNLFAVNLNRRRTTILGIIIPNQLDHFYMAMTKRLQSLAEQRGYLAIVLSSDGKPELEKQAIETLRSLNVAGAIIAPLGEESQHSTLARLAEDVPIVYVDSPLDNTSPFVGTDNLKSFHLIVDYLCRSGSEPCYFSMPMVNNNAIKRQDAYRQAMEKLGYEPRIIDLEQSRSWDFERYAFEQTARILREKGRLPTSTVLCSNDRIAFGVTSALWQAGLKIGRLKDCDVRVAGHDNNPLSEYTCPPLTTVAQDYNEIGRLAIELLFRTLGETTDDRLELPETQRILLNAEIKLRMSA from the coding sequence ATGGAGGATTTTTCGGAGTTTGTTGGGCTTTCCCGCCCGACAGTGTCGAAATATTTCAGCGATCCGTCGTCCGTCCGTCCCAAGACCCGTGAACTGATTGAAGCGGCGATCAAGCAATCCGGCTTTCGTCCCAATCTTTTCGCGGTGAACCTCAATCGACGTCGCACGACAATTCTGGGTATAATTATCCCCAACCAGCTCGATCATTTCTACATGGCGATGACGAAACGATTGCAATCGCTCGCAGAGCAACGCGGCTATCTTGCGATTGTCCTGTCATCCGATGGCAAGCCTGAGCTGGAAAAGCAGGCAATTGAAACCCTGCGTTCTCTCAATGTCGCAGGTGCCATCATCGCACCGCTTGGCGAAGAGTCGCAACATTCGACACTGGCACGTCTCGCGGAAGACGTTCCAATTGTCTATGTCGACTCTCCGCTCGACAACACTTCACCCTTTGTCGGCACCGACAATCTCAAATCCTTCCATCTGATTGTTGATTATCTGTGCCGCTCGGGCAGCGAGCCTTGTTATTTTTCCATGCCGATGGTCAACAACAATGCAATCAAGCGGCAAGATGCGTATCGACAAGCCATGGAAAAGCTTGGTTATGAGCCGCGTATCATTGACCTTGAACAGAGCCGAAGCTGGGATTTCGAACGTTATGCCTTCGAGCAAACAGCGCGCATTTTGCGTGAAAAGGGACGCCTGCCGACAAGCACTGTTCTGTGCTCCAATGATCGCATCGCCTTTGGCGTAACGAGTGCACTCTGGCAGGCCGGTCTGAAGATTGGCAGGCTCAAGGATTGCGACGTTCGTGTCGCCGGCCACGACAATAATCCACTGTCAGAATACACGTGTCCGCCACTCACTACAGTGGCGCAGGATTACAATGAAATCGGACGGCTGGCGATTGAGCTCTTGTTTCGAACACTGGGCGAAACAACGGATGACCGACTGGAGCTTCCAGAAACGCAGCGCATTCTACTCAATGCCGAAATCAAATTGCGCATGAGCGCATGA
- the efeO gene encoding iron uptake system protein EfeO, whose protein sequence is MKYRLPLLASACAVALTLSFGAAKAEVSPLDLVQPIADYKVYVQENLDVLVKDTKAFTDAVKAGDLEKAKELYPSSRVSYEKIEPIAELFADLDASIDSRADDHENGEKSEDFIGFHRIEYGLFAQNSTEGLAPVADKLYADVLELQKRVKDLTVPPEKVVGGAAALLEEVAATKISGEEDRYSHTDLWDFKANVDGAQKIVELFKPLLEKENPDLVKKVEANFKTVDDILAKYKKGDGYESYDKLSDDDRKALAGPVTTLAEDLSTLRGTLGLN, encoded by the coding sequence ATGAAGTATCGTCTGCCATTGCTCGCATCGGCATGTGCCGTTGCCCTCACGCTCAGCTTCGGCGCAGCCAAGGCTGAAGTTTCGCCGCTGGACCTTGTTCAGCCGATTGCTGACTACAAAGTCTATGTGCAGGAAAACCTCGACGTGCTGGTAAAGGACACCAAGGCTTTCACTGACGCGGTCAAAGCAGGCGATTTGGAAAAGGCCAAGGAGCTTTATCCTTCATCGCGCGTCTCCTACGAAAAGATCGAGCCGATTGCCGAGCTTTTCGCCGATCTTGACGCTTCGATCGACAGCCGCGCCGATGACCATGAAAACGGCGAGAAGTCGGAAGACTTTATCGGGTTCCATCGCATCGAGTATGGCCTGTTTGCGCAGAATTCAACCGAAGGACTCGCTCCGGTTGCCGACAAGCTCTACGCAGATGTTCTGGAACTCCAGAAGCGTGTAAAAGACCTCACCGTTCCGCCGGAAAAGGTTGTTGGCGGAGCTGCTGCCCTGCTTGAAGAAGTGGCTGCAACCAAGATTTCCGGTGAGGAAGATCGTTACAGCCACACCGATCTTTGGGATTTCAAGGCTAATGTCGATGGGGCTCAGAAGATCGTCGAGCTCTTCAAGCCTTTGCTGGAAAAGGAAAATCCGGACCTCGTGAAGAAGGTGGAAGCCAACTTCAAGACTGTCGACGACATTCTTGCAAAGTACAAGAAGGGTGACGGCTACGAATCCTACGACAAGCTGTCGGATGATGATCGCAAGGCGCTTGCTGGTCCTGTGACCACGCTTGCCGAAGATCTCTCTACCCTGCGCGGGACGCTCGGCCTGAATTAA
- the efeB gene encoding iron uptake transporter deferrochelatase/peroxidase subunit — protein MTRKFFKTDKITTEEPVSAGRRALLLGAGATGVAGAVAGVLAPQTAHALSSESVTNAPESDKIHESQPFYGKHQPGIVTPRPAAGLVASFDVLARDRAELERMFKLLTERAEFLMKGGEPPELDAKFPPSDSGILGPVVTPDNLTVTVALGSSLFDDRFGLKPLKPKLLQRMTGFPNDALQKDICHGDLVIQFCSNTPDTNIHALRDIMKNMPDLLMVRWKQEGTVPVQPPHSPRAKESARNFLGFRDGSANPDSADDALMNRIVWVQKQNEEPGWAANGSYMAVRIIRNFVERWDRTPLQEQEAIFGRRKNSGAPFDGKIEADVPDYAKDADGKVTPLDSHIRLANPRDANAEQHLILRRPFNYSNGVSKSGQLDMGLLFIAYQADLEKGFITVQNRLNGEPLEEYLKPIGGGYFFALPGVQDHKDYYARALMEASGPQNAGG, from the coding sequence ATGACCAGAAAATTTTTCAAAACCGATAAGATTACCACAGAAGAGCCAGTTTCCGCCGGTCGCCGTGCACTGCTCCTCGGGGCTGGCGCAACCGGGGTTGCCGGAGCCGTTGCAGGCGTGCTTGCCCCGCAGACAGCCCATGCTCTTTCTTCGGAAAGCGTGACCAATGCACCGGAAAGCGACAAGATTCACGAAAGTCAGCCTTTTTATGGGAAGCACCAGCCCGGTATCGTCACGCCGCGCCCTGCTGCGGGTCTCGTCGCTTCCTTTGATGTGTTGGCACGTGACCGCGCCGAACTGGAACGCATGTTCAAACTGCTCACCGAGCGGGCAGAATTTTTGATGAAGGGTGGAGAACCACCGGAGCTTGATGCGAAGTTTCCGCCATCGGATTCCGGTATTCTTGGACCTGTCGTCACGCCGGATAACCTCACGGTTACGGTGGCGCTCGGTTCATCATTGTTCGATGATCGTTTCGGTTTGAAGCCGTTGAAGCCGAAACTTCTGCAGCGCATGACCGGTTTCCCCAACGACGCCCTGCAGAAGGACATCTGCCACGGGGACCTCGTCATTCAGTTCTGTTCGAATACGCCGGACACGAACATTCATGCGCTGCGCGACATCATGAAGAACATGCCTGATCTTCTGATGGTTCGCTGGAAGCAGGAAGGGACGGTTCCGGTGCAACCGCCGCATTCGCCCCGGGCGAAGGAAAGCGCACGAAACTTCCTCGGTTTCCGCGATGGATCCGCCAATCCGGATTCCGCCGATGATGCATTGATGAACCGCATCGTTTGGGTGCAGAAGCAAAATGAAGAGCCGGGCTGGGCCGCTAATGGCAGCTATATGGCTGTGCGCATCATTCGCAATTTTGTCGAACGCTGGGACCGCACGCCGCTGCAGGAGCAGGAAGCCATTTTCGGACGCCGCAAGAATAGTGGCGCGCCATTCGACGGTAAAATCGAAGCTGATGTTCCCGATTATGCGAAGGATGCGGATGGCAAGGTGACGCCACTCGACTCGCATATCCGTTTGGCAAATCCGCGGGATGCCAATGCCGAGCAGCACCTCATTCTGCGTCGACCATTCAACTATTCAAACGGGGTCAGCAAATCCGGCCAGCTTGATATGGGGCTGCTCTTCATCGCCTATCAGGCCGATCTGGAGAAGGGCTTCATCACGGTGCAGAACCGTCTCAACGGCGAGCCGCTGGAAGAATACCTGAAACCGATTGGGGGCGGGTATTTCTTCGCGCTGCCTGGTGTTCAGGATCATAAGGACTACTACGCGCGCGCACTTATGGAGGCAAGCGGTCCGCAAAATGCTGGCGGGTGA
- the efeO gene encoding iron uptake system protein EfeO has product MTNPKPAEPMSRNLVRIGLAFAVLLLLAAGAAFYYASRVSDKARHAEAGDTIQVAINAKSCEPNELTVPAGRSVFEIVNKSDRTVEWEILDGVMVLEERENIAPGFKQTITAKLTPGEYQITCGLLSNPRGKLIVTATAASEAEKGKLPLTAFIGALAEYQIYLTTEVAEFQKSVSALSTAIASGNLEAAQTAYGPAREAYARIAPVSEAFSDLDTAINARADYFEKREQDPAFGGLHRIEYGLFEQKSVDGLAPVAGKLEQDATALKERIRGLRISPDRMMAGTASALNRFASTASDAGEDRYAHTDLQALSGLLEGSGKTADVLRPIVMKADPKAFEGIDKDAASIRKLLGTSAEGNGYKAYDALSSDEKTKIKEGAAQLAAQFTKLRDQLGVD; this is encoded by the coding sequence ATGACGAATCCGAAACCTGCTGAACCCATGTCGCGCAATCTGGTCCGCATCGGACTGGCTTTCGCCGTGCTGTTGCTGCTCGCCGCTGGCGCTGCGTTTTATTATGCATCTCGTGTGTCGGACAAAGCCCGCCATGCAGAAGCCGGTGACACAATACAGGTCGCGATCAACGCAAAAAGCTGCGAGCCGAATGAACTGACCGTTCCGGCCGGGCGCTCGGTATTCGAAATTGTCAATAAGTCCGACCGTACGGTTGAGTGGGAAATCCTCGACGGAGTAATGGTTCTTGAGGAGCGCGAAAATATCGCTCCTGGCTTCAAGCAGACCATCACCGCCAAGTTGACGCCTGGTGAATACCAGATTACCTGCGGGCTCCTTTCCAATCCGCGCGGCAAGCTGATTGTGACTGCGACCGCTGCCAGTGAAGCGGAAAAGGGCAAGCTTCCGCTTACAGCTTTCATTGGTGCACTGGCTGAGTATCAGATTTATCTGACCACAGAGGTTGCCGAATTCCAGAAATCGGTTTCGGCACTTTCCACGGCAATAGCCAGCGGTAATCTTGAGGCTGCGCAAACCGCCTACGGTCCGGCGCGAGAAGCCTATGCGCGCATTGCTCCCGTGTCGGAAGCGTTCTCCGATCTCGATACGGCTATCAATGCTCGTGCGGATTATTTTGAAAAGCGCGAGCAGGACCCTGCGTTCGGTGGTTTGCACCGTATCGAATACGGTTTGTTCGAACAGAAATCCGTCGATGGTCTGGCTCCTGTTGCTGGCAAGCTTGAGCAGGATGCCACTGCATTGAAAGAGCGCATTCGCGGGCTTCGGATTTCGCCGGATCGCATGATGGCGGGCACTGCTTCTGCATTGAACCGTTTTGCATCGACGGCGTCGGATGCTGGTGAAGACCGGTACGCTCACACCGATCTGCAGGCTTTGTCTGGCCTTCTTGAAGGCTCTGGCAAGACTGCCGATGTCCTGCGCCCCATTGTTATGAAGGCTGACCCGAAAGCCTTTGAAGGCATCGACAAGGACGCAGCTTCGATCAGGAAGCTGCTTGGTACGAGTGCTGAAGGCAATGGCTACAAGGCGTATGATGCTCTGTCGTCTGATGAAAAGACGAAAATTAAGGAAGGTGCAGCTCAACTCGCTGCACAGTTTACGAAACTCCGCGATCAGCTTGGGGTAGATTGA
- the efeU gene encoding iron uptake transporter permease EfeU codes for MLVPFLIMFREGVEAALIVGIIASYLHQTGRSAWMPVVWIGILLALAMSLAVGAILQLLSAEFPQKAQELFEAIIGLIAVFVLTSMVFWMRKAARSIKSELHHSIDAAFQTPTHKGLGLILMVFFAVAREGLESVFFLLAAFQQSEGAAAPLGALLGVLLAAAVGYGIFKGGLKLNLRRFFRWTGVFILIIAAGILANSVMALHEAGIWNHFQTVVFDMSDILPLDSTLGSVLAGIFGYIATPTVSEVVAYVAFIVPTLILFLMPANAPATASQAKTSAQ; via the coding sequence ATGCTCGTACCTTTTCTAATCATGTTCCGCGAAGGCGTGGAAGCAGCGCTGATCGTTGGCATTATTGCCAGTTATCTCCATCAGACTGGCCGCAGTGCCTGGATGCCAGTGGTCTGGATCGGCATATTGCTGGCATTGGCCATGTCGTTGGCCGTCGGCGCTATTCTGCAGCTTCTGAGTGCAGAATTCCCACAGAAGGCGCAGGAACTGTTTGAAGCCATTATTGGTCTGATTGCCGTTTTTGTGTTGACCTCGATGGTGTTCTGGATGCGCAAGGCGGCCCGTTCTATCAAGTCGGAACTGCATCATTCCATCGATGCAGCTTTTCAGACACCGACACATAAAGGTTTAGGCCTCATTCTGATGGTGTTCTTTGCTGTCGCACGCGAGGGGCTTGAATCGGTGTTCTTTCTGCTGGCGGCTTTCCAGCAGAGCGAAGGGGCGGCAGCACCGCTTGGCGCGCTTCTTGGCGTGTTGCTAGCTGCGGCAGTTGGCTACGGCATCTTTAAAGGCGGCTTGAAGCTGAACCTTCGCCGTTTCTTCCGCTGGACCGGCGTTTTTATTTTGATCATCGCGGCAGGCATTCTCGCCAATTCGGTCATGGCGCTGCACGAAGCTGGCATCTGGAACCATTTCCAGACGGTCGTTTTCGATATGAGCGATATTCTCCCGCTCGACAGCACGCTTGGTTCAGTTCTTGCCGGCATTTTCGGTTACATCGCGACACCGACCGTCAGTGAAGTTGTTGCCTATGTAGCCTTCATCGTTCCGACGCTCATTCTGTTTCTGATGCCTGCAAATGCACCAGCAACGGCAAGCCAGGCCAAAACAAGCGCACAGTAA
- a CDS encoding sterol desaturase family protein: MDSNPVFFDVTRVAIPLYVLGILIELVAIRYWQRKGEFETRDAFTSLLMGAGNVAAGLLLGFVSVTALLWVWQFRFLDLGLHWWVFVVAFIFDDLRYYCYHRIAHRVRWVWAEHVNHHSSQHYNLTTALRQSWTGQMTGMFVLQVPMVLFGFHPAVIAFVYGFNLIYQFWIHTEAIDKLPRPIEFIFNTPSHHRVHHATNPRYLDANYAGTLIIWDRMFGTFVEELPEDMPRYGIVKNVGTFNPVRVAFHEWVGMFKDVFSSGLTLRQRLMYIIAPPGWSHDGSRKTSEDLKADYVRLNPSQAGKAGLPEGFET, from the coding sequence ATGGATAGCAATCCGGTATTTTTCGATGTGACGCGTGTTGCGATCCCGCTTTATGTGCTGGGAATTCTGATTGAGCTCGTGGCAATCCGCTATTGGCAACGCAAGGGCGAATTTGAGACAAGAGACGCTTTTACAAGCCTGTTGATGGGGGCGGGCAATGTTGCAGCGGGTTTGCTGCTCGGCTTCGTTTCCGTGACAGCGCTGCTTTGGGTTTGGCAGTTCCGCTTTCTTGATCTCGGCCTGCACTGGTGGGTATTTGTGGTCGCCTTCATCTTCGATGATTTGCGCTACTACTGCTATCATCGGATTGCGCATCGTGTGCGCTGGGTCTGGGCGGAACACGTCAACCACCACTCCAGCCAGCATTATAATCTCACGACGGCGCTGCGTCAGTCGTGGACAGGACAGATGACGGGCATGTTCGTGTTGCAAGTGCCGATGGTACTCTTCGGATTTCACCCTGCGGTGATCGCCTTCGTCTATGGGTTCAATCTGATCTATCAATTCTGGATTCACACGGAAGCCATAGATAAACTACCGAGGCCTATCGAGTTCATCTTCAACACCCCGTCGCATCACCGCGTGCATCACGCGACCAATCCGCGTTATCTTGATGCAAATTACGCTGGCACGCTGATTATCTGGGATCGCATGTTCGGCACTTTCGTGGAGGAATTACCGGAAGATATGCCGCGCTATGGCATCGTGAAAAATGTCGGCACATTTAATCCGGTGCGTGTGGCGTTTCACGAATGGGTTGGTATGTTTAAAGACGTATTCTCGTCAGGTCTCACCTTGCGACAGCGCCTGATGTATATAATCGCGCCTCCCGGCTGGAGCCATGATGGCAGCCGCAAGACATCCGAAGATTTGAAAGCTGACTATGTCAGGCTTAATCCGTCGCAAGCCGGGAAAGCAGGTTTGCCCGAGGGATTTGAAACCTAG
- the gcvP gene encoding aminomethyl-transferring glycine dehydrogenase has protein sequence MTQQVLPFVARHIGPRLEDERAMLAALGLPSMETLITQAVPASIRLNRALDLPAALSEHAALAELNEIMGRNVVKKSFIGAGYHGVETPPVIQRNLFENPAWYTAYTPYQSEISQGRLELLFHFQTLVAELTGLPVACASLLDEATAVAEAIGVACRHHRDKRSRILLAGELHPQTVDVINTRAEPLGWEIETGSTVDDNTAAIVVPWPNTRGVYGDFSKVIADAKAKGALVIAVADPLALTIMEAPASWGADMAVGSMQRYGVPMGFGGPHAAYLAVSEPLTRIIPGRIVGQSVDAHGRAAYRLALQTREQHIRRDKATSNICTAQALLANMAASFAIWHGPAGLQAIATRVAGLAARFAAGLKAAGVEIAGDSLFDTVTIKVAGKAAKIADEADKGGRLLRIVDADTVGVTFDETSTEEDLAALAVLFGAKPVDGDKAFVPGKGRGEGFLTQDVFHSHRSETEMMRFLRRLADKDLALDRAMIPLGSCTMKLNAAAEMMPVSWNTVANLHPFAPAAQTEGYAKMTADVEAWLCEITGFAGVSLQPNAGSQGEYAGLLAIRHYHQSRGEGHRNICLIPSSAHGTNPASASMAGMSVVVVNCRPDGDIDIDDLKAKAEKHRDNLAAFMITYPSTYGVFEEGIKAFCEIVHDNGGQVYFDGANLNALVGLARPCDIGADVCHMNLHKTFCIPHGGGGPGVGPIGVAKHLVPYLPGHVDIGSKHAVSAAPFGSASILVITWMYIRMMGGAGLKKATEAAILNANYIAHRLKDAYPILYTGAHDRVAHECIVDTRVLKDSAGVSVEDVAKRLIDYGFHAPTMSWPVAGTLMIEPTESEPKSEIDRLCDAMIAIAGEAKKVADGVWPADDNPLANAPHTAGDTLATEWAHPYTREEAVFPASAINGDFDATAKYWPPVSRVDNVGGDRNLICSCPPVAAYG, from the coding sequence ATGACGCAACAGGTTCTTCCCTTTGTTGCCCGTCATATCGGGCCAAGACTGGAAGACGAGCGCGCAATGCTTGCAGCGCTCGGCCTTCCTTCCATGGAAACCCTTATCACCCAGGCGGTTCCAGCATCCATTCGTTTGAATCGCGCGCTCGATTTGCCAGCCGCTTTGAGCGAACATGCAGCACTTGCGGAGCTCAATGAAATCATGGGCCGCAATGTGGTGAAGAAGAGCTTCATCGGCGCGGGCTATCATGGTGTGGAAACGCCACCCGTCATTCAGCGCAACCTGTTTGAGAATCCGGCCTGGTACACGGCTTATACGCCTTACCAGTCGGAAATCAGCCAGGGTCGTCTTGAGCTTCTTTTCCACTTTCAGACGCTGGTTGCGGAACTGACCGGTCTGCCGGTTGCCTGCGCATCGCTCCTGGATGAAGCGACTGCAGTTGCTGAAGCCATCGGCGTTGCTTGTCGTCACCACCGCGACAAGCGCAGCCGTATTCTGCTTGCAGGTGAACTGCACCCACAGACCGTCGATGTGATCAACACCCGCGCCGAACCGCTCGGCTGGGAGATCGAAACTGGCAGCACTGTCGATGACAATACCGCTGCCATCGTCGTGCCGTGGCCGAATACGCGTGGTGTCTATGGCGATTTCAGCAAGGTCATCGCCGATGCGAAAGCCAAGGGCGCCCTCGTCATCGCCGTTGCCGATCCGCTGGCGTTGACCATTATGGAAGCGCCTGCCAGCTGGGGTGCCGACATGGCTGTAGGCTCCATGCAGCGTTATGGCGTTCCGATGGGCTTCGGCGGCCCGCACGCCGCGTATCTGGCGGTGTCTGAGCCTCTGACCCGCATCATTCCGGGCCGCATCGTCGGTCAGTCGGTCGATGCGCATGGTCGTGCGGCCTATCGTCTGGCGCTCCAGACCCGTGAACAGCATATCCGTCGCGACAAGGCCACGTCGAACATCTGCACCGCGCAGGCGCTGCTTGCCAATATGGCGGCATCTTTCGCTATCTGGCATGGCCCGGCAGGACTGCAGGCTATTGCTACACGCGTGGCCGGCCTTGCTGCACGCTTTGCGGCTGGCCTCAAGGCTGCTGGTGTCGAGATCGCAGGTGATAGCCTGTTTGATACGGTAACGATTAAAGTTGCCGGTAAGGCTGCGAAGATTGCCGACGAAGCCGACAAGGGCGGTCGTCTGCTCCGCATCGTTGATGCGGATACAGTTGGTGTCACCTTTGACGAAACCTCGACCGAGGAAGATCTTGCAGCACTCGCCGTTCTGTTCGGTGCCAAGCCGGTCGATGGCGACAAAGCTTTCGTTCCCGGCAAGGGGCGCGGCGAAGGTTTCCTCACGCAGGACGTGTTCCATTCGCACCGTTCGGAAACCGAGATGATGCGCTTCCTGCGTCGTCTGGCCGACAAGGATCTGGCGCTTGATCGTGCGATGATCCCGCTTGGCTCTTGCACCATGAAGCTCAATGCAGCGGCAGAAATGATGCCGGTGAGCTGGAATACGGTTGCAAACCTGCATCCATTCGCGCCTGCGGCCCAGACTGAAGGCTATGCGAAGATGACGGCTGACGTCGAAGCATGGCTTTGCGAAATCACCGGCTTTGCGGGTGTTTCGTTGCAGCCGAATGCAGGCAGTCAGGGCGAATATGCTGGTCTCCTGGCCATCCGCCACTATCACCAGTCACGCGGCGAAGGTCATCGCAACATCTGCCTTATCCCATCGTCTGCACATGGCACTAATCCGGCCAGTGCTTCGATGGCAGGCATGAGCGTTGTTGTGGTCAATTGCCGTCCGGATGGCGATATCGATATCGACGATCTCAAGGCCAAGGCCGAGAAGCATCGCGATAATCTCGCGGCGTTCATGATTACCTATCCGTCGACCTATGGCGTGTTCGAGGAAGGCATCAAGGCTTTCTGCGAAATCGTCCACGATAATGGCGGTCAGGTCTATTTCGATGGCGCAAACCTCAATGCACTCGTCGGCCTTGCGCGCCCTTGCGATATCGGCGCCGATGTCTGCCACATGAACCTGCACAAGACCTTCTGCATCCCGCACGGCGGTGGTGGTCCGGGCGTCGGTCCGATTGGTGTTGCCAAGCATCTGGTGCCTTACCTGCCGGGCCATGTGGATATCGGTTCCAAGCATGCGGTTTCGGCTGCACCGTTTGGTAGCGCATCCATTCTGGTCATTACGTGGATGTATATCCGCATGATGGGCGGCGCAGGTCTCAAGAAGGCAACCGAAGCTGCGATCCTCAATGCCAACTACATCGCGCATCGCTTGAAGGACGCCTATCCGATCCTTTACACCGGCGCGCATGATCGTGTGGCGCATGAGTGCATCGTCGATACGCGTGTTCTGAAGGACAGCGCAGGTGTGTCCGTGGAAGACGTGGCCAAGCGCCTCATCGACTATGGTTTCCATGCACCGACCATGTCCTGGCCGGTCGCCGGAACGCTGATGATCGAACCGACCGAGTCTGAGCCGAAGTCGGAAATCGACCGTCTCTGCGATGCGATGATCGCCATTGCGGGCGAAGCGAAGAAGGTTGCCGACGGCGTTTGGCCAGCAGATGACAATCCGCTTGCCAATGCACCGCACACGGCAGGCGATACACTGGCAACGGAATGGGCGCATCCTTACACGCGTGAGGAAGCCGTATTCCCGGCAAGCGCGATCAATGGCGATTTCGATGCGACGGCAAAATACTGGCCGCCGGTCAGCCGTGTCGACAATGTCGGCGGCGACAGAAATCTCATCTGCTCGTGTCCGCCAGTAGCAGCCTACGGCTGA
- the gcvH gene encoding glycine cleavage system protein GcvH: protein MANILFTEDHEWISVENGVATVGITIHAQEQLGDLVFVELPDVGRTATKGEGIVVVESVKAASDVYAPVDGEVVEVNEAVASDPALINQAAEGEGWLFKLKLSDEGQLSGLLDKAGYDKLVG, encoded by the coding sequence ATGGCCAATATCCTGTTCACCGAAGATCACGAGTGGATCAGCGTCGAAAACGGCGTTGCCACTGTCGGCATTACGATCCACGCACAGGAACAACTGGGTGACCTCGTTTTCGTCGAACTGCCGGACGTCGGCCGCACGGCCACCAAGGGCGAAGGCATCGTGGTTGTGGAATCGGTCAAGGCTGCTTCCGACGTTTACGCGCCAGTCGATGGTGAAGTGGTCGAAGTCAACGAAGCCGTTGCAAGCGATCCAGCCCTTATCAATCAGGCCGCAGAAGGCGAAGGCTGGCTGTTCAAGCTGAAGCTTTCCGACGAAGGCCAGCTCTCCGGTCTGCTCGACAAGGCCGGTTACGACAAACTGGTAGGATAA